One segment of Urocitellus parryii isolate mUroPar1 chromosome 5, mUroPar1.hap1, whole genome shotgun sequence DNA contains the following:
- the C5H22orf23 gene encoding UPF0193 protein EVG1 isoform X1 codes for MEAVTKETAFRRCPKSAAYTPETRKLLKEMMKESKLTSFQQRYLTDTMKRGDPLPLQCNPTSSQQGSPSKQLPPATHLPPALAARSRLRPASMCRANGAYSREQFKPRATRDLEKEKQRLQTIFATGKDLAEWKRKAAPVPQQDPAPEPDRFEELVKEVQERKEFLDAMEALGQGKKYQGIILAEISQVGGARKAGRGGPRVRVRRNPSLGVEPQLILMLLKFLT; via the exons ATGGAGGCAGTGACCAAAGAAACAGCGTTCCGGCGCTGCCCCAAGTCGGCTGCTTATACCCCAGAGACCCGCAAGCTGCTCAAAG AGATGATGAAGGAATCCAAACTAACCAGCTTCCAGCAGCGCTACCTCACGGACACTATGAAAA GAGGAGACCCTTTGCCCCTACAGTGCAATCCGACATCCAGCCAGCAAGGCTCACCTTCCAAACAGCTGCCACCAGCcacccacctgcctcctgccCTGGCAGCCCGGTCTCGCCTCCGGCCTGCCAGCATGTGCCGAGCCAACGGGGCCTACAGCCGTGAGCAGTTCAAGCCTCGAGCCACCA GAGATCTGGAAAAGGAGAAGCAAAGACTCCAAACTATCTTTGCCACCGGGAAGGACCTGgcagaatggaaaagaaaggcAGCCCCTGTGCCGCAGCAGGACCCAGCTCCTGAGCCCGACCGCTTTGAAGAAC TTGTGAAGGAAGTCCAGGAGAGGAAGGAATTCCTGGATGCCATggaggccctggggcagggcaAGAAGTACCAAGGAATCATCCTGGCTGAAATCTCCCAGGTAGGAGGAGCCAGGAAAGCGGGGAGGGGCGGGCCCAGAGTCAGAGTGAGGAGAAACCCCAGTCTCGGAGTTGAGCCACAGCTCATCCTGATGCTCCTCAAGTTCTTAACCTGA
- the C5H22orf23 gene encoding UPF0193 protein EVG1 isoform X2, with protein sequence MEAVTKETAFRRCPKSAAYTPETRKLLKEMMKESKLTSFQQRYLTDTMKRGDPLPLQCNPTSSQQGSPSKQLPPATHLPPALAARSRLRPASMCRANGAYSREQFKPRATRDLEKEKQRLQTIFATGKDLAEWKRKAAPVPQQDPAPEPDRFEELVKEVQERKEFLDAMEALGQGKKYQGIILAEISQKLREMEDIDRRRSEELREALATT encoded by the exons ATGGAGGCAGTGACCAAAGAAACAGCGTTCCGGCGCTGCCCCAAGTCGGCTGCTTATACCCCAGAGACCCGCAAGCTGCTCAAAG AGATGATGAAGGAATCCAAACTAACCAGCTTCCAGCAGCGCTACCTCACGGACACTATGAAAA GAGGAGACCCTTTGCCCCTACAGTGCAATCCGACATCCAGCCAGCAAGGCTCACCTTCCAAACAGCTGCCACCAGCcacccacctgcctcctgccCTGGCAGCCCGGTCTCGCCTCCGGCCTGCCAGCATGTGCCGAGCCAACGGGGCCTACAGCCGTGAGCAGTTCAAGCCTCGAGCCACCA GAGATCTGGAAAAGGAGAAGCAAAGACTCCAAACTATCTTTGCCACCGGGAAGGACCTGgcagaatggaaaagaaaggcAGCCCCTGTGCCGCAGCAGGACCCAGCTCCTGAGCCCGACCGCTTTGAAGAAC TTGTGAAGGAAGTCCAGGAGAGGAAGGAATTCCTGGATGCCATggaggccctggggcagggcaAGAAGTACCAAGGAATCATCCTGGCTGAAATCTCCCAG AAACTACGGGAAATGGAAGACATCGACCGCAGAAGGAGTGAGGAACTTAGGGAGGCTCTTGCCACCACTTAG
- the C5H22orf23 gene encoding UPF0193 protein EVG1 isoform X3, with translation MEAVTKETAFRRCPKSAAYTPETRKLLKEMMKESKLTSFQQRYLTDTMKRGDPLPLQCNPTSSQQGSPSKQLPPATHLPPALAARSRLRPASMCRANGAYSREQFKPRATIVKEVQERKEFLDAMEALGQGKKYQGIILAEISQVGGARKAGRGGPRVRVRRNPSLGVEPQLILMLLKFLT, from the exons ATGGAGGCAGTGACCAAAGAAACAGCGTTCCGGCGCTGCCCCAAGTCGGCTGCTTATACCCCAGAGACCCGCAAGCTGCTCAAAG AGATGATGAAGGAATCCAAACTAACCAGCTTCCAGCAGCGCTACCTCACGGACACTATGAAAA GAGGAGACCCTTTGCCCCTACAGTGCAATCCGACATCCAGCCAGCAAGGCTCACCTTCCAAACAGCTGCCACCAGCcacccacctgcctcctgccCTGGCAGCCCGGTCTCGCCTCCGGCCTGCCAGCATGTGCCGAGCCAACGGGGCCTACAGCCGTGAGCAGTTCAAGCCTCGAGCCACCA TTGTGAAGGAAGTCCAGGAGAGGAAGGAATTCCTGGATGCCATggaggccctggggcagggcaAGAAGTACCAAGGAATCATCCTGGCTGAAATCTCCCAGGTAGGAGGAGCCAGGAAAGCGGGGAGGGGCGGGCCCAGAGTCAGAGTGAGGAGAAACCCCAGTCTCGGAGTTGAGCCACAGCTCATCCTGATGCTCCTCAAGTTCTTAACCTGA